In Plasmodium chabaudi chabaudi strain AS genome assembly, chromosome: 9, the sequence CTTTCACTATAATTATTACGTTGCTCTAAAACTGGTACAGACATATGAAAatcaaacaaaaaaatataattcaaaGAATTTGGTAATATGAAGTATTATTGTTATGAAAATCATTTTGctgatatttttaaagaaaattagaaatgtataaaactatgtttattttattattatatttttttatatgtaatacTATTCCAAGacagtaatatatattaatatttttcgttTATATTGTCAGCATAAAGTAAAAGCCTTTTGAAAACACAAACTTCTACACAGCAAGATAAGTATATATGCTATTATATGTGATCATATATACTAGATTTGCAcagttataatatatgtcttatttaaataaacatttatataaatttttaaaactttcctataaacaaatataaaacaaactataattaaagttttttttatatgtctATACCAAAAATTTtggatattaaaaaatagatgTTTCTCATCCTGTTATATAGACAACATAAAattcttaaaaataataaaacaaaataaatagtaaaactatatatgttaaaaattttttacaaaatggttatgaaatatatctGTTGATaagctattttttaaagcgAATAGACCAAACTCTCAttgatttttcttttactCTAAAAAcgcattttaataaaacttTAAATTAGTTAagcattaatatatttgcgacaataaaattatggtTTTCTTGTAAGATTAACAACTAATTCAGCAACTTCAGGTTTAAGAgatttataataacaatCAGAAATTTcagattttttatttatatgtatatcgaaataaatatgacaCTTTTCACATAAATCCATATAGTTCCCATCCTCtcttattttaataaaataacctTTAATCCTCATAGatgaattatttacaaGCACTTCAAGAAATTCTTTTGCCATCTTATGGtacttttcattttctggTCCTCTTTCGTATTTTATTAAGTCTTGTTTTAAATCATAGTCAAATTCATCATATATCAaaacttttaattttttagctAATTTCTTTGAATCCTcataaaactttttttcaaagtcatatttatgcatatgctgtgaaattaaatatataatattatccTTTATATAAgctataaaatatgctGAACCTTTTATGAATccttcaatttttttattagataattttcttttcaaaTTTCGATCAGAATTATCTATGGATATATCAAAGTCTGTAATAATCCAGTGATGATTGTTAAATTGAtaagcatattttatattttttgattcatcccgaaaaatattattaattatatctaAATATTCAGTatgatttttatcattatgcTTGAATGTTACAATTGGTTGAGCTACCGAAGCATATGCAATCGGCTGTGGgctgttattattttcatcttgAAAAGTTGCGCCCTTAACATTTGAAAAAACtactaatataaaaaatgacagtataatattcatcattttcatatgtaataaaataagaaatCCTAAAAATGcgaattttaatatatatacataatattaaaggtttatataaaaaaggtaataataattcacaatattttattttataatattgaaaaaagttttaatacatttattttaatataagtcaaataattataatatatataaacatatttcagcttgaataataaaataaaaatataattataatattttttctattttaatatcaataaaaattaatcaCTTTTTTTAGAAACGTCttagttttattattatgcattGTTAACatgttcataaatatattatatatatattttttattatattattaatacataGATAAATGCAGTGTATTGCAATATTATCGTTTTTTTACGCTAGTTTTATTGAGTATAActaaatttgtattaataGCATtagaatgaaaaatatattttaatttttcataagttaattttaaaacaacaTCAAAAGTCATACTCTtccaataatatatgttatatgcatattatcatttaatgaacatatattaatataataaatattaataaatatctaCATTGacatttatgtatttttttattttttttttattttatttttttattttcctatGATTATTATGATTCTCTAAAACTGATCAAGACATGCCAAAaccaaagaaaaaattatattcaaagaatttaataatttgatgCGTTACTgttaagaaaataattttgacGCATTTAAATTGGTAGCATATGTTTTAAAGAACATTGGGAATACATAAgattatgtttattatattattatattttttatatatataatactattCAAGacagtaatatatattaatatttttcgttGTATATTGTCAATATAAAGTAAAAACTTTTTGAAAGAATATGCTTCTACACACCAagataagtatatattctATGTTATGTAcagcaatatatatattaggtTTGTAcagttataatatatacacttATCTATGTgaattttaaaaacttttctaaaaaaaaatataaagctgattttaattaaatttttttttatatgtctatgcaaaaaaattacataatACACAAATATGGTTTCCTCATCCTTCTGTGTAGATAATAACATATAattcttaaaaataatcaaacaaattaaatagtaaaactatatatattgttaaaaGTTGTATACAAACTTGTTATGAAATATAGTTATTGATAagcaatttttaaaacaaatacaaCAAAATCTCACTGATTTCTCATATACTCTAAAAACGtgttttaataaaactTAAATTAGGGTAagcattaatatatttgtgaaaataaaattatgattttCCTATAGGTTTAGAAACTAATTTAGCAATATATGGGGTAGGAAATGTAAACTCATGAGTAACATCtgcatcatttttatttatatttatattgaaataaaaacttttatttttacataaatcTATATCTGTTCCATCCTTTctcattttaataaaatacccTTTAATCTTCATATCTAAAATTTGCATAAGCACATTAAAAAGTTTCTTTGCCCTCTTATTGAGCTGATCATCTTATGGTTCGTTTTCGTATTTTATTAAGCCTTGTCCAAATCTTTTTTTGAATGGATCATATATCAAAGTTTTTAAATCTTTAGCTAATTTCCTTAAATTGTCATCATATTTGTTTTcaaaatcatatttatcgatgtattttgaaaataaatggtTAATGtttgcatttatataaGTTACAAAATAACTTGTACCTATTTATAATTCGCTAGTTCTATTTTTagaaatcatttttttaaaatatcgGTTATCATTATCTAtgaatatatcaaaatctgttataataaatgataattgtTACCTTCAAacgtatattttatatttttcgatTCATCACCTAAAATATCATTAACTGATTTTAAATGGAGGATATGGCTGtttgtattatttgcaAATAGTATAGTTGCTTGAGCTATCGAATAATATGCAATCGGTTTGGGACTGCTATTATTTGTACCTTGAAAACTTGCAGCCTTAACATTTGAAAAAACTACTAGtatgaaaaatgataatataatattcatcattttcataaatagtaaaataaggaattctaaaaatacaaggtttaatatatatacatatctaaagatttatattataaaaattagtaataatttacaatattttattttataatattgaaaaaagtcttaatgcatttattttaatataaggGAAATAATTagaatttatatgaatatgttTCAgtttgaataataaaatatgagaataataatttttcctattttaataccaataaaaaacaatcaCTACATTTAGCAACGTCgtagttttattattagacATTGCTAACAggtatataaacatattctaaaaatatttgtaggTATTATTAATACGTAGATAAATACAGTATATATGGAAtgatatcatttttttacattaattTGGTTGAACCTAGCTAAGCATGTATTATATGACACCAgcatgaaaaattaatttttatttttcataaataaattggaAAATAACATCAAAAGGGGAATATGcccaataatatatatgttatatacatttattatttaacgaccatatattaatataatattaataaatatctaCATTggtatttatgtatttttttatttttttttatttccttttttcttCCCCTATGATTATTATGATTCTCTAAAACTGATCAAGACATGCCAAAaccaaagaaaaaattataatacaaaGAATTTGGtaatttgaaatattactgttatgaaaataattctgCCATTCTTgttttaaagaaaattagAAATGCATAAGACtgtgtatttattattatattttttttatatataataccaTGTCAGACagtaatttatattaataaatttcgTCGTATGTTGTCAATATAAAGTAGAAACATTTTGAAAGcataaatttatacaagcaaaaataagtatatgTGGTGTCCAATCATATATAGAGATTTGTAcagttataatatatgtgcttatt encodes:
- a CDS encoding fam-d protein, encoding MKMMNIILSFFILVVFSNVKGATFQDENNNSPQPIAYASVAQPIVTFKHNDKNHTEYLDIINNIFRDESKNIKYAYQFNNHHWIITDFDISIDNSDRNLKRKLSNKKIEGFIKGSAYFIAYIKDNIIYLISQHMHKYDFEKKFYEDSKKLAKKLKVLIYDEFDYDLKQDLIKYERGPENEKYHKMAKEFLEVLVNNSSMRIKGYFIKIREDGNYMDLCEKCHIYFDIHINKKSEISDCYYKSLKPEVAELVVNLTRKP